CCTCCTTAAAGAGCTATTCTTCAGTCATTTTACCAAATGCGTTAGAATGCCGCCATGTATTCAGGCATAATAATGGAATACAGTGATGAATTAGGGCGAATATGTGACTAGATTCGTGGGGCACCATTCACCTATACTTTTATTCTCACAAAAAAACTACCTATGCATGTTTCGCAAATAGGTAGTTTCTTATTTTCATAAATCTTTACGCTAAGAAATTCAATCCAACTGGTAATTTAAAACCTAGGTATAACGTTATAAATAATACGATGGCGAAAATAATCCATAATGTAGATACATTTCTTCCTTTATTCGCACGCACGATGATCATTTCCATCAAAGCAATGACAATCAATCCAACTAAAAACTTCACACCGTACAATGCACTGTCTAGACTTGAATATCTCATAAATAATAGGAAACCCGATAGTAAGATAAGTACATAAAATAAACGAGCAATCATATGTGTGATTTTTCGACCTTTAGACCCTTTTGCCATTGCAGCTGTAATCACAAATAAAACTACGCCAACTATCCATGAAAATAAATGCAAATGTGTTGAATCCGATAATACGTCCAAAACTTTCACCTCATCAAGTATGTATTCCTATATTAGTGTATCATAAATATGGGAATTAACGTAAGATTTTACACTTTGACAAAGCGGTTAGATAGGGTTCCAATTCCCTCTATCGAAATTTTTACCGTGTCGCCCTCTTTTAAATAGGACGGCGGATTCATCCCTTTACCGACTCCTGCTGGCGTTCCGGTTAATATGACATCTCCCGGTTCTAATGTGACAAAACGGGAAACTTCCGCAAGAATATCTTCTATTTTATAGATCATCTTATCTGTTTGGCTGCTTTGACGCACTTCGTCATTTACCTTTGTCACAATCGCTAAATCATTGGGATTCGGAATTTCATCTTTGGTAACTAGATAAGGTCCCATCGGACAAGATCCATCTAAACTTTTACCAAGAAAAAATTGACCGTGAGCCGTTTGAATATCACGTGCGGTTACATCATTGGCAATTGTATAGCCAAAAATGTGGTCATACGCTAATTGAGTTGGAATATTTCTTCCTTCTTTACTAATAACGACAGCCAATTCTCCTTCGTAATCGAGATTATCTGTCACATCGGCATGGATCGGCAAGTCTTGTTCATCCGCTGCAATCGTCGTTGGTGATTTTGTGAAAATCATTAATTTCTCCGGCGGCGCCTCGTCTCCCATTTCAGTCGCATGGTCCAAGTAATTCTTTCCAACACAAAGAATGTTTTTCGGCGTACGCGGAATCGGTGATAGCCATTCAATCTCTGTAAAAGCGTATTTATATTGGATATTTTCTTCCTTTTCTGCTCGTTCAACCATTTTACGGATTTTCTCCACAAAATCTAAACCAGAAGCAATACCTTCTATGATTGTTTTCGGAAATTGAGTTTGCTCATAGTGCTTGGCAAGGGCCAACACATCCCATACCGCTTCTTCTCTTTTCACCTTTGGCCCAAACAACGTTACCCCATTGTATTTGAACGACAATAACTTCATTTCTGGTCCAGCTCCCTCATCTAGTTTTCTCTCTATTTATTCTAATACGACAAGTCATGACCGAAATCCTTTTATTTTGACAAATTCTTTCCGTACGTCCCAAAACGCCATAGCGCTTCTATAGGACCCATACGGAATTTTGACAGCCAAAGCTGTGCGAAAATCAGTTGAATGACAAATACACCAATTGCAATAAAAGTACCTGTCAATACATCAACTTTTCCGTATAAACCTAGTCCGTAAGAATAAAAAATAACTGTCGCAATCACCGACTGAGAAAGATACGTCGTTAATGACATCCTACCTGCTTTTCCGACAGGTCTAGAAATCGTCCGAAATCTAGATGAATTGCATAGTAATAACAATATCGCCATATATCCAGCAGCCAAGATAACTCCGCCAAACGTATCTTGTAATTGCACTAAATCATAAGTCGGTTGACCAATATGAGGAAGTGCTTTTATCCAGACGCCAATTGCTGTTGCAAGGACTGCCACAATCACGAGTCTACCTTTAATTTCATTTGCACGCTCTATGATTTTCCACTTAGACATCGCAGCACCTAACATAATGATGGGCAACACTATAAAGAATCCGAGTAAAGTGCTTCCGAGTCCATAAAAAAGCCATTCAATCGCTCGAAAAGAAAAAATTTCTCCGAATGAACCATTTGCAAAAACTTCAATAGACCGTTCAATTTTCTCTGTATCTGCGAACCCCTCAACAAAAGTATTCGGATTCGTTTTGACAATGAATTTTGTAATGAGATAGAGAACTCCAGCTGGTATCGTATAGAGTACAATCGCAAAAGGCGTTAACCATTTCGCTGGAATTCGAACGAAAATAATAAGTAAGAATCCCATCGTTGCATAAGAAAATAACACATCGCCTGACCAAATGAACAATGCATGGATGAGGCCAAATGCTAATAGTATCGCAAGTCGCTTTGACATCATGCGAGCAAATGATTTATTTCTCGCAACGGCTTTCTCATATTGCATATTTATTCCGTAACCGAAAAGAAAAGCAAATATCGGATAAAAACTTCCTTGCACAAAAATGTCTATCCAGCGAAAAGTTGCGGCATCACTCCCCGCAGTAAAATAAGTATACGGGTCTAAATAGAAATAAGGCGTGTGAAACAGTAGCATATTCGCGATAAAAATCCCTAATAATGCAAACCCTCTCGTAATATCAAGGGCTTCTATCCGGTT
This window of the Sporosarcina ureilytica genome carries:
- a CDS encoding YisL family protein; the protein is MKVLDVLSDSTHLHLFSWIVGVVLFVITAAMAKGSKGRKITHMIARLFYVLILLSGFLLFMRYSSLDSALYGVKFLVGLIVIALMEMIIVRANKGRNVSTLWIIFAIVLFITLYLGFKLPVGLNFLA
- a CDS encoding fumarylacetoacetate hydrolase family protein; this encodes MKLLSFKYNGVTLFGPKVKREEAVWDVLALAKHYEQTQFPKTIIEGIASGLDFVEKIRKMVERAEKEENIQYKYAFTEIEWLSPIPRTPKNILCVGKNYLDHATEMGDEAPPEKLMIFTKSPTTIAADEQDLPIHADVTDNLDYEGELAVVISKEGRNIPTQLAYDHIFGYTIANDVTARDIQTAHGQFFLGKSLDGSCPMGPYLVTKDEIPNPNDLAIVTKVNDEVRQSSQTDKMIYKIEDILAEVSRFVTLEPGDVILTGTPAGVGKGMNPPSYLKEGDTVKISIEGIGTLSNRFVKV
- a CDS encoding DUF418 domain-containing protein codes for the protein MKLTPITPDNRIEALDITRGFALLGIFIANMLLFHTPYFYLDPYTYFTAGSDAATFRWIDIFVQGSFYPIFAFLFGYGINMQYEKAVARNKSFARMMSKRLAILLAFGLIHALFIWSGDVLFSYATMGFLLIIFVRIPAKWLTPFAIVLYTIPAGVLYLITKFIVKTNPNTFVEGFADTEKIERSIEVFANGSFGEIFSFRAIEWLFYGLGSTLLGFFIVLPIIMLGAAMSKWKIIERANEIKGRLVIVAVLATAIGVWIKALPHIGQPTYDLVQLQDTFGGVILAAGYMAILLLLCNSSRFRTISRPVGKAGRMSLTTYLSQSVIATVIFYSYGLGLYGKVDVLTGTFIAIGVFVIQLIFAQLWLSKFRMGPIEALWRFGTYGKNLSK